The sequence below is a genomic window from Vicinamibacteria bacterium.
ACCAAGGAGGTAAATAAGATGTCGACGACGGACGCTCAGCCCGAATTCGACGCGGCCAAGGCCGAAGCGTTCGCGGAGAATCTCCTGTCGGCGCTGAATCATGGCGCGCTGTGCTTGATGCTATCGATCGGGCATCGCACCGGGTTGT
It includes:
- a CDS encoding transcriptional regulator, whose product is MSTTDAQPEFDAAKAEAFAENLLSALNHGALCLMLSIGHRTGL